The Phyllostomus discolor isolate MPI-MPIP mPhyDis1 chromosome 4, mPhyDis1.pri.v3, whole genome shotgun sequence genome window below encodes:
- the LOC118499859 gene encoding thymosin beta-15A-like encodes MSNKPDLSEVEKFDRSALMKTNTNEKAILPSKETLQQDKECVLTS; translated from the coding sequence ATGAGTAATAAGCCAGACTTGTCTGAAGTGGAGAAGTTTGACAGGTCAGCGCTGATGAAAACTAACACCAACGAAAAAGCTATTCTCCCCTCAAAGGAAACTCTGCAGCAAGACAAAGAGTGTGTTCTAACATCATAA